The genomic stretch GGAATGGGTAGGCACTATTCCCGGTAAAAGGGAAAGCCGTCGCTTTGAAGGCGATTATATGATGGTGCAGCAGGATATTGTGCAACAGCGTACGCATCCGGATGCCGTGGCTTTCGGTGGCTGGAGCATTGACCTGCACCCCGCCGATGGCGTGTTCAGTGAAAAGCCCGGCTGCAACCAGTACCATAGCAAGGGCGTTTACCAGATCCCTTTCCGGACCATGTACAGCCGGAATATCAGCAACCTGTTGCTGGCGGGTCGCATCATCAGCGCCAGCCATGTGGCTTTTGGCTCTACCCGGGTGATGGCTACCGCCGCCCATGCCGCACAGGCGGTGGGAATGGCCGCTGATCTCTGCCTGGAAAAAGGCCTGCTGCCCGCACAGCTGGCAGACAACGGCCTGATCCCTGAGCTGCAAAAAAGATTATTACGTACCGGTCACCATATTCCCGGCCTGGTGCTGGATGATGCTGCGGACCTGGTGCAACAGGCTTCAATAAGCGCTTCCAGCGAACTTGTGCTGGATGAACTGGCTGAAAGCAAAACACTGATCCTGCCTATACAGGAGTCCGTAGCCCAGATGGTGCCGCTATCGGCCGGCAAGCCCGGCGCTTTTATCTTCCATGCCACCGCTGAAGAGGATACACAGCTGGAAGTGGAATTCCGGATCAGCAGCAGTGCGGAGAACCATACGCCGGATTGTACACTGGAGAGAGTGATCCTGCCTATCCACCCGGGCCGTAACTGCCTGCGGCTGGATTTTGGTGCGCTCATGCCCTATACTTCCTATGCCTTTGTCACCTTCCTGCGCAATTCCAAAGTACAGCTGCATTTTTCGGAGCAGCGGGTAACCGGTATTCTTTCCGTATTCAATACGGTGAACAAGGCAGTATCCAATTTTGGCAAACAGACGCCCGATCCGGAGATAGGCTTTGATGAGTTTGAATTCTGGACACCCAAGCGCCGGCCCAACGGGCATAATATTGCCTTCAGATATCCTGAAGGCCTGCATGTTTTCGGCGCTGCCAATGTAGCCAATGGGATCGACCGGCCCGTAGCCGCTCCCAATGCCTGGGTAGCTGATCTCAATGATCCCGCGCCGCAGCTCAGCATCAGCTGGGACCAGCCCCAGTCCATCAAAAAAATTGACCTGCTCTTTGATACCGACTATGACCATCCTATGGAATCCGTGCTGATGGGACATCCCGAAGCCGTGATGCCTTTCTGCGTACGTAACTATGTGGTGAAGGATGAGCAGGGCCGGGTGCTGGCCCGGGCAACCGATAATTACCAGACCCTGAACCAGCTTGTATTTGCAGAACCGGTAACTACCCGTACCCTGGTGATTGAAGTCAGTCACCCTTCGGCCCAAACCCCTGCTGCTATCCTGTCTGTACGCGCCTATGGTGAATAGTGCATTATAGCTGGTAGCAGTTTATCTATTACAGATTATTTTTGACCCATATGAACTCGTTTATCGACACAGCCGTCATCGTTATTTTTTCCGTATTCATCATGCTGATCGGCTTTACATTTTCCCGGACAGGGCGTAACCTCAAATCCTTTTTTGCAGGAGGCGAGGCGGTGCCCTGGAGCATTGGCGGCCTGTCGCTCTTCATGAGCTTTTTCTCGGCCGGCACTTTTGTAGCCTGGGGTTCTATTGCCTACCAGCATGGCTGGGTGGCCATTACCATCCAGTGGACCATGTGTATCGGCGGCCTGGTGACCGGGATGTACCTGGCGCCGCGCTGGAAAGCTACCGGGCGACTGACCGCTGCCGAGTTTATCCGTGAGCGGCTGGGTGATAAAGTGCAGAAGTTCTTTATTTATATTTTTATGCTGGTGTCCCTGTTCATCAAGGGATCCGTGCTGTACTCAGTAGCCCGCCTGGTAGGTTCCTCGCTGGAATTCCCGCTGGTGCCGGTTACGGTGGTGCTGGGTATCCTGATGATTGCCTACACCGCAGTGGGTGGACTCTGGGCGGTGATGGTGACCGATATCCTGCAGTTTGTGATCCTCACCGCAGCGGTCCTGCTCATTATCCCGCTGGCCTTCCAGGAAGCGGGCGGCGTGCAGCAGTTCCTGACCAGCGTACCGGATGATTTCTTCCAGCTCACCAATGGCGATTATACCTGGAGTTTTATTGTGGCCTTTGCCATCTACCATATCTTTTATATCGGCGGCAACTGGACCTTTGTGCAACGCTATACCAGTGTGGATACGCCTAAGTCGGCCTCCAAAGTAGCCTACCTGTTTGCCGCCCTGTATATCCTCAGTCCCATCCTCTGGATGATACCGCCCATGGTATACCAGTCTATCAATCCCGGGCTGACCGGCATGGAAACAGAGAACGCCTACCTGATGGTCTGCAAACAGGTGCTGCCTGCAGGATTGATGGGCCTGATCCTTACGGGCATGTATTTCTCTACCTCGGCTTCTGCCAATACAGCCCTGAACGTGGTTTCAGCCGTGTTCACCAATGATATTTACAAAGGCACTATCCGCCCTGACGCTACTGACAAGCAGCTGATGAAAGTGGCCCGTACCTCTTCCTGGTTATT from Candidatus Pseudobacter hemicellulosilyticus encodes the following:
- a CDS encoding FAD-dependent oxidoreductase, coding for MIQHDGGEKRALHAIELDTDLVIVGGGMSGVCAAITAARKGTKVVLLQDRPVLGGNASSEVRLWMLGATSHMGNNNRWAREGGVVDEIMVENTYRNPEGNPMIFDLVLLDKIVSEPNITLLLNTAVYEVEKSDPDTISAVKGFCSQNSTVYTVKAPLFCDASGDGVVGFIAGAAFRMGAEAKEEFGEPFAPTAAYGELLGHSLFFYTKDTGQPVKFIPPSYALADITKIPRFRQFNTQLQGCKLWWLEYGGRLDTVHDTEAIKWELWRVIYGAWNHIKNSGEFPEAETMTLEWVGTIPGKRESRRFEGDYMMVQQDIVQQRTHPDAVAFGGWSIDLHPADGVFSEKPGCNQYHSKGVYQIPFRTMYSRNISNLLLAGRIISASHVAFGSTRVMATAAHAAQAVGMAADLCLEKGLLPAQLADNGLIPELQKRLLRTGHHIPGLVLDDAADLVQQASISASSELVLDELAESKTLILPIQESVAQMVPLSAGKPGAFIFHATAEEDTQLEVEFRISSSAENHTPDCTLERVILPIHPGRNCLRLDFGALMPYTSYAFVTFLRNSKVQLHFSEQRVTGILSVFNTVNKAVSNFGKQTPDPEIGFDEFEFWTPKRRPNGHNIAFRYPEGLHVFGAANVANGIDRPVAAPNAWVADLNDPAPQLSISWDQPQSIKKIDLLFDTDYDHPMESVLMGHPEAVMPFCVRNYVVKDEQGRVLARATDNYQTLNQLVFAEPVTTRTLVIEVSHPSAQTPAAILSVRAYGE
- a CDS encoding Na+:solute symporter — translated: MNSFIDTAVIVIFSVFIMLIGFTFSRTGRNLKSFFAGGEAVPWSIGGLSLFMSFFSAGTFVAWGSIAYQHGWVAITIQWTMCIGGLVTGMYLAPRWKATGRLTAAEFIRERLGDKVQKFFIYIFMLVSLFIKGSVLYSVARLVGSSLEFPLVPVTVVLGILMIAYTAVGGLWAVMVTDILQFVILTAAVLLIIPLAFQEAGGVQQFLTSVPDDFFQLTNGDYTWSFIVAFAIYHIFYIGGNWTFVQRYTSVDTPKSASKVAYLFAALYILSPILWMIPPMVYQSINPGLTGMETENAYLMVCKQVLPAGLMGLILTGMYFSTSASANTALNVVSAVFTNDIYKGTIRPDATDKQLMKVARTSSWLFGFGMIAVALIVPYIGGIVEFTLSLGAITGGPLLAPPIWALFSKRLTGRTTLFVTFISLAVNLLFKMILPVLADIKLSRANEMLVGVGLPFVLLLAYELYAAATGKTSQEYLDMQQRKAAKAAEAKPADEAEAAAVAHQNKFGLKMIAFSLAFIAVLLYILSLLTPKGSGMVAGIATMILLCSLVPMRAARKAKV